A section of the Saccharomyces paradoxus strain CBS432 chromosome XII sequence genome encodes:
- the MAS1 gene encoding mitochondrial processing peptidase (Beta subunit of the mitochondrial processing protease (MPP)~similar to YLR163C): MFSRTVSKLRNTRRLLSTVSSQIPGTRTSKLPNGLTIATEYIPNTSSATVGIFVDAGSRAENVKNNGTAHFLEHLAFKGTQNRSQQGIELEIENIGSHLNAYTSRENTVYYAKSLQEDIPKAVDILSDILTKSVLNGSAIERERDVIIRESEEVDKMHDEVVFDHLHEITYKGQPLGRTILGPIKNIKSITRSDLKDYITKNYKGDRMVLAGAGAVDHEKLVQYAQKYFGHVPKSESPVPLGSPRGPLPIFCRGERFIEEKTLPTTHIAIALEGVSWSAPDYFVALATQAIVGNWDRAIGTGTNSPSPLAVAASQNGPLANSYMSFSTSYADSGLWGMYIVTDSNEHNVQLIVDEILKEWKRIKSGKISDAEVNRAKAQLKAALLLSLDGSTAIVEDIGRQVVTTGKRLSPEEVFEQVDKITKDDIIMWANYRLQNKPVSMVALGNTSTVPKVSYIEEKLNQ; this comes from the coding sequence ATGTTTTCCAGAACAGTATCCAAGCTGCGCAATACAAGGAGGCTTTTGAGTACAGTTTCCTCGCAAATTCCAGGAACCAGAACCTCGAAACTACCTAATGGGTTGACAATTGCCACAGAATACATTCCCAATACATCTTCGGCTACTGTTGGAATATTCGTCGACGCCGGTTCTAGGGCAGAAAACGTAAAAAACAATGGTACAGCCCATTTTCTAGAACACTTGGCCTTCAAGGGTACTCAGAATAGGTCGCAACAGGGAATTGAATTGGAAATCGAAAATATCGGATCGCATTTGAACGCGTATACATCAAGAGAAAATACAGTCTATTATGCTAAATCTCTACAAGAAGATATTCCAAAGGCGGTTGATATCTTAAGTGATATTTTAACCAAGTCAGTTTTAAACGGTAGTGctattgaaagagaaagggATGTCATCATCAGAGAAAGTGAAGAAGTGGACAAGATGCACGATGAGGTTGTTTTTGACCATCTTCATGAGATTACCTATAAAGGCCAGCCTTTGGGAAGAACCATTCTAGGACctataaaaaatattaaatcTATAACAAGATCAGATTTGAAAGATTATATAACGAAGAACTACAAAGGTGACAGAATGGTCTTGGCAGGTGCGGGCGCTGTTGATCATGAAAAATTAGTACAATATGCTCAAAAATACTTTGGTCATGTGCCCAAATCTGAATCGCCTGTCCCATTGGGCTCACCAAGGGGGCCATTACCAATATTTTGTAGAGGTGAGAGGTtcatcgaagaaaaaacgTTACCTACTACACATATTGCTATTGCATTAGAGGGCGTTTCATGGTCTGCACCTGACTATTTTGTAGCTCTGGCGACACAAGCGATTGTCGGTAATTGGGACAGAGCTATTGGAACAGGCACAAACTCTCCCTCTCCATTGGCAGTAGCAGCCAGTCAAAATGGTCCTTTGGCTAATTCGTATATGTCATTCTCCACATCATACGCTGATTCAGGTCTGTGGGGGATGTACATAGTAACCGATTCTAATGAGCATAACGTGCAGTTGATAGTTGACgaaattttaaaggaaTGGAAGAGAATAAAATCCGGCAAAATTTCAGACGCCGAGGTGAATAGGGCAAAGGCTCAGCTAAAGGCAGCTTTATTGCTATCATTAGATGGGTCGACGGCCATTGTTGAAGATATCGGCAGACAAGTGGTGACAACAGGTAAGAGATTATCGCCAGAAGAGGTTTTTGAGCAAGTTGATAAAATTACTAAGGATGACATCATTATGTGGGCAAATTACAGATTACAGAACAAACCAGTTTCAATGGTTGCCCTAGGGAACACATCCACGGTCCCTAAGGTTTCCTAtatcgaagaaaaattgaaccaATAA
- the SHH4 gene encoding protein SHH4 (alternate subunit of succinate dehydrogenase (SDH)~similar to YLR164W), giving the protein MSLTKFLKPLCGIRSFHSSIARPFTIPFLPKIPQKPGGVSGTANDSSYMPPESRAQGSYHWIVERGLSLAILPLIAVPLVTTGPISTFTDTFLSLVLLGHCHIGFQSCIIDYISERVYGKVHYYAMYLLSLGSFLSLVGIYKLESQEAGLIGSLKSLWDNKLVLKKEAVVID; this is encoded by the coding sequence ATGTCGTTGACTAAGTTTTTAAAACCTCTTTGCGGAATAAGAAGCTTTCATTCTTCAATTGCCAGACCCTTTACCATTCCTTTTCTGCCAAAGATTCCACAGAAACCTGGAGGTGTGAGTGGGACCGCAAATGATTCCTCTTACATGCCGCCCGAAAGCAGAGCTCAGGGTTCGTACCACTGGATTGTTGAGCGTGGTCTCTCTTTAGCAATTCTTCCACTGATTGCGGTTCCCTTGGTCACTACGGGTCCTATTTCCACTTTTACTGACACATTTCTTTCCTTGGTTCTGCTGGGCCATTGTCATATCGGATTTCAGTCTTGCATTATAGATTATATTTCTGAAAGAGTCTATGGAAAGGTACACTATTATGCGATGTATTTACTGAGCTTGGGCTCCTTTTTATCATTGGTCGGTATATACAAATTAGAGAGCCAAGAAGCTGGTCTTATTGGGTCTTTAAAATCACTATGGGATAACAAACTTGTGCTAAAGAAGGAAGCAGTGGTCATCGATTAA
- the PUS5 gene encoding pseudouridine synthase PUS5 (Pseudouridine synthase~similar to YLR165C): MSLKRQIPIVFENAHYFIVSKPPGIPSQPPDSRSWGRTHPNLDPTPLLERFKADYYSHKQVELCRTVHRLDHCVTGGMLIAKTKDASVKFSRFLQKGGNKGYQLKRKYVAIVESSAHFNETNNYEVNYGPHYNFLISHGGREITKFKVVDEQCIVLQLVTGKKHQIRHHVSQILNQPILNDQKYGSTAKLPELFKDHIALHSACIMTKVGLQTKTHLIPMEFNNTGELWSRKYVDEEGEFIQSIKDALMENWD; encoded by the coding sequence ATGTCTCTGAAAAGGCAGATTCCAATAGTTTTTGAAAACGCACATTATTTCATTGTTAGTAAACCGCCTGGCATACCTTCTCAGCCACCAGACTCGAGATCGTGGGGGAGAACACACCCTAATCTTGACCCAACTCCACTACTCGAGAGATTCAAAGCTGATTATTACTCACACAAACAAGTAGAATTATGTCGGACCGTACATAGGTTAGACCATTGCGTAACTGGGGGAATGCTGATTGCAAAGACTAAGGATGCAAGTGTAAAATTCTCCAGGTTTTTACAGAAAGGCGGTAATAAGGGCTATcagttgaaaagaaagtatGTAGCCATTGTCGAGTCGTCCGCTCATTTCAATGAAACAAATAATTATGAAGTTAACTATGGGCCTCactataattttttgatttcacaTGGTGGTAGAGAGATTACTAAGTTCAAGGTAGTTGACGAGCAATGTATTGTTTTACAATTGGTGacaggaaaaaaacatcAGATACGGCATCACGTCTCTCAAATTTTAAATCAACCCATATTAAATGACCAGAAATATGGCAGCACCGCCAAGTTGCCAGAATTGTTCAAAGACCATATAGCGTTGCATTCAGCATGCATCATGACGAAAGTTGGTCTGCAGACCAAAACACATTTAATACCTATGGAGTTTAATAATACTGGTGAACTTTGGTCTAGAAAATACGTCGATGAAGAGGGTGAATTCATTCAGTCAATAAAAGACGCTCTGATGGAAAATTGGGACTAA